In bacterium, a single window of DNA contains:
- a CDS encoding DUF1573 domain-containing protein, whose amino-acid sequence MKVYTSITILLLGLCLVVFGGGKLGSSQAEKPASDKTTEEVVPVGPQPKIVLPEQSFDFGFSPEGFFLVHPFIIRNEGEADLIIERVRTTCGCTSAPLKKTELVPDEETEVSVIFNSTRYKSRTSKGTIISSNDLLNRSVRVTFAANMDTTGLPFDIEPFGLQIAQGDKPPKKMEFEVKNNSEINYELELIDYTADVIQKPKIDRKELKAGKKTTVEVSLNDDYDYAANYIKASFTVKASGENPVIFTIPIKGAGPK is encoded by the coding sequence ATGAAGGTTTACACTTCAATAACAATTTTACTTCTGGGTTTGTGCCTTGTCGTTTTTGGGGGAGGTAAACTCGGTTCATCACAGGCCGAAAAGCCAGCTTCAGACAAAACAACAGAAGAAGTTGTTCCAGTTGGCCCACAGCCAAAAATAGTCCTTCCAGAACAGAGTTTCGATTTTGGATTCTCTCCCGAAGGGTTCTTTCTAGTTCACCCCTTTATCATAAGAAATGAAGGCGAAGCCGACCTAATTATCGAGCGTGTGCGCACGACCTGTGGTTGCACGAGCGCGCCGCTTAAAAAAACCGAACTTGTCCCCGATGAAGAAACCGAAGTTTCGGTCATCTTCAACAGCACTCGCTACAAGTCTAGAACCTCTAAAGGAACGATCATCAGCTCGAATGATCTATTGAATCGCAGTGTTCGAGTAACATTCGCGGCAAACATGGATACAACTGGCCTTCCATTTGATATAGAACCTTTCGGATTGCAAATTGCTCAAGGTGATAAGCCTCCTAAAAAAATGGAATTTGAGGTGAAAAACAATAGCGAAATAAACTACGAGTTGGAATTAATCGATTATACCGCCGATGTTATTCAAAAACCAAAAATCGATCGCAAGGAACTAAAGGCTGGCAAAAAAACTACTGTCGAAGTATCTTTAAACGATGATTACGATTACGCTGCCAATTACATAAAAGCTTCCTTCACGGTTAAGGCTTCCGGCGAGAACCCGGTTATCTTTACGATACCTATCAAGGGTGCCGGCCCTAAATAA